Proteins encoded by one window of Streptococcus suis S735:
- the murD gene encoding UDP-N-acetylmuramoyl-L-alanine--D-glutamate ligase, with protein MKMIDIVKNKKVLVLGLAKSGESAARLLDKLGAIVTVNDGKPFEENPTAQSLLEDGIRVICGSHPLELLDEDFALMVKNPGIRYDNPMVEKAIGKGIPVWTEVELAYLVSDVPIVGITGSNGKTTTTTMIAEVLNAGKKPAKLCGNIGYPASSVAQTATAEDTLVMELSSFQLMGTESFHPHIAVVTNLIASHIDYHGTFEDYVAAKWMIQRQMTAEDFVVINFNQKEAKELAGQTKATVVPFSTQEVVDGAYLADGKLYFKGEYIMDADQIGVPGSHNVENALATIVVAKLLGVDQQAIQESLSAFGGVKHRLQFVGEINGVSFYNDSKSTNILATQKALSGFDNSKVILIAGGLDRGNEFDELVPDLVGLKKMVILGQSAPRVQRAADKAEVETIEALDIADATRKAFAIAEKGDIVLLSPANASWDMYANFEVRGDVFLQTFEELK; from the coding sequence ATGAAGATGATTGATATTGTAAAAAATAAGAAAGTGTTAGTGCTAGGTTTAGCTAAATCAGGGGAATCTGCAGCCCGTCTACTAGATAAATTGGGTGCTATCGTCACTGTTAACGATGGAAAGCCTTTTGAAGAAAATCCGACTGCTCAATCTTTGTTGGAAGATGGTATCCGTGTTATTTGCGGGAGCCATCCCTTGGAATTATTGGATGAAGATTTCGCTTTGATGGTAAAAAATCCAGGAATTCGCTATGATAATCCTATGGTTGAAAAAGCAATTGGCAAAGGAATTCCAGTATGGACAGAGGTTGAATTGGCCTACTTGGTATCAGATGTTCCAATCGTGGGGATAACAGGTTCGAATGGCAAGACAACGACAACGACCATGATTGCAGAAGTCTTGAATGCAGGAAAAAAACCTGCAAAATTATGTGGAAATATTGGCTATCCAGCATCTTCGGTCGCTCAAACTGCGACTGCAGAGGATACCTTGGTGATGGAATTATCGTCTTTCCAGTTAATGGGGACAGAATCTTTCCATCCGCATATCGCCGTTGTGACCAACCTCATTGCCAGTCATATTGATTATCACGGGACTTTTGAAGACTACGTAGCAGCTAAATGGATGATTCAGCGTCAGATGACGGCTGAGGATTTTGTGGTGATCAACTTCAACCAGAAAGAGGCTAAGGAATTGGCTGGACAGACCAAGGCAACGGTTGTTCCATTTTCAACACAGGAAGTAGTTGATGGAGCTTATTTGGCAGATGGAAAACTCTATTTCAAGGGTGAATACATCATGGATGCTGACCAAATTGGTGTTCCAGGTTCACACAATGTTGAAAATGCCTTGGCAACAATTGTGGTTGCAAAATTGTTGGGAGTAGATCAGCAAGCGATTCAGGAAAGTTTGTCTGCCTTTGGAGGTGTCAAACACCGCTTGCAATTTGTAGGTGAAATCAACGGGGTTTCCTTCTACAATGATAGTAAGTCTACCAATATCTTGGCGACTCAAAAAGCTCTTTCAGGGTTTGACAATAGCAAGGTCATTTTGATTGCAGGGGGCTTGGACCGTGGCAATGAATTTGATGAATTAGTACCTGATTTGGTCGGACTAAAGAAAATGGTGATCCTTGGTCAATCAGCTCCCCGTGTTCAACGTGCTGCAGATAAGGCAGAAGTGGAAACGATAGAAGCTCTCGATATTGCGGATGCGACTAGAAAAGCCTTTGCCATTGCGGAAAAAGGAGATATTGTCCTTTTAAGTCCAGCCAATGCAAGCTGGGATATGTATGCCAATTTTGAAGTGCGTGGCGACGTCTTCTTACAGACCTTTGAGGAGTTGAAATAA
- a CDS encoding UDP-N-acetylglucosamine--N-acetylmuramyl-(pentapeptide) pyrophosphoryl-undecaprenol N-acetylglucosamine transferase translates to MKKIVFTGGGTVGHVTLNLLLIPRFLEEGWEVHYIGDGNGIEHEQVVKSGLDVHFHSIATGKLRRYFSFQNMLDVFKVGFGVLQSLTIIAKIRPQALFSKGGFVSVPPVIAANLLRVPVFIHESDLTMGLANKIAYKFATTMYSTFEQPASLTKVKHVGAVTKVGQTNDKVTPIQLPEILSHFDKSLPTLLFVGGSGGAKVFNDLISQNSAALTERFNIINLTGDSSLNKLDKNLYRVDYVTELYQPLMDLADVVITRGGSNTLFELIAMQQLHLIVPLGRQASRGDQIENALYAEKKGYSKQIDESQLTFASLLVEVDELLKHKEFYVQNMANSNEIQSVDSFYNLLREDMGR, encoded by the coding sequence ATGAAAAAAATTGTTTTTACAGGCGGAGGGACTGTTGGGCACGTGACGCTCAATCTCCTTTTGATTCCGCGATTTTTGGAAGAAGGCTGGGAAGTCCACTATATTGGTGATGGGAACGGTATTGAGCATGAGCAGGTTGTGAAATCAGGTTTAGATGTTCATTTCCATTCGATTGCGACCGGGAAATTGCGCCGTTATTTCTCTTTTCAAAATATGTTGGACGTGTTTAAAGTTGGTTTTGGTGTTCTTCAATCCTTGACCATTATTGCTAAAATTCGTCCGCAAGCTCTTTTTTCAAAAGGTGGGTTTGTATCGGTTCCGCCAGTTATTGCTGCTAATTTGCTGCGGGTTCCGGTCTTTATCCATGAATCAGACTTAACAATGGGACTGGCCAATAAAATAGCCTATAAATTTGCGACTACCATGTATAGTACTTTTGAGCAACCTGCCAGCTTGACTAAAGTAAAACATGTTGGTGCGGTTACAAAAGTGGGGCAAACGAATGACAAAGTTACACCAATTCAGTTGCCAGAAATTCTCAGTCACTTCGATAAAAGTCTGCCGACCCTACTGTTTGTAGGTGGTTCGGGCGGTGCTAAGGTCTTTAATGATTTAATCAGTCAGAATAGTGCTGCCCTGACCGAACGATTCAATATTATCAACTTGACGGGGGACAGTAGTCTCAACAAATTAGATAAAAACCTATATAGAGTTGACTATGTAACAGAACTTTATCAACCGTTGATGGATTTAGCGGATGTCGTTATTACCCGTGGTGGTTCCAATACTCTGTTTGAGTTGATTGCCATGCAACAACTCCATTTGATTGTGCCTCTAGGACGACAGGCCAGTCGAGGAGATCAGATTGAAAATGCTCTCTATGCAGAGAAAAAGGGATATTCTAAGCAGATTGATGAAAGTCAATTGACATTTGCCAGCCTGTTAGTAGAAGTCGATGAGCTATTGAAACATAAGGAATTTTATGTCCAAAACATGGCAAATTCTAATGAAATTCAGTCAGTAGATAGTTTTTACAATTTGCTTAGAGAAGATATGGGAAGGTAG